The region TCTGCCAATAAAGACCGCAGGCAAAACACTCAGTTACAGTGTTATATTCTGGTTTATATCCGTACTACTCGGGCAGTGGTTCTTCTTTTACTACATTATCAAGTTTTATGGATTTTCGGTGATCAATGACAATATGGAGATCTGGAATCGCTGGGAGGTGATGGGTGCTACCCCCTATCATGCCGGAGACTTTGCGGGTAACCTGGCATTTGCCGCCCACGCAATCGGCGCTGGCATCGTGGCGTTTGGTGGCGTGTTTCAACTTCTTCCCAAAATGCGCAGCCGCTTTCCAAGTTTCCATAGAATCAATGGCTACGTTTATCTGTTCACCGTCATCTTACTGGCACTCTCAGGATATTATCTGGTGTGGTTCAGAGACACCAACCCTATCCAATTAGGCGACATAGGTACCAGCATTAATGGGTCATTGATCCTGGGGTTCGCCTACTTAACGGTACACAGTGCAATAAAAAAAGACATTGCAAGTCACAGAAAGTGGGCTATCTGTTTGTTTCTTGTTTCAAATGCGCAATGGTTTCTGAGAGTGGGTGTATTCAGTTACCTGATCACAGGCACCACATTGGGTCTTAACCCCGCATTTGGCGATCCCTTCTTCACAATGTGGACTTTTGGCTGCTTTTTGATCCCACTATTGACGGCACAGCTTTTCTTTTATGCTCAGTCAAGCCGAAACCCGCGGGTAAAACTGGCAGTCAGTATAACCTTATGTGTGCTTACCCTGCTTATGCTAATCGGCATCATGGGCTATACGCCTTTTCTGCTCTCTGTTATGTCTGAAGGCCCCATCTCGATGTAATACCAATTTCACTTAATACCTATTCAATTTGAAGGAGCAAATATGCCGCTAACGGCGTTAAAAATTTCTCATTTAGAGCAACTAAATAGCGAAATTTTTGCCTGGTTATCGACGATATTTTCTCGCCTCAAAATAGAATACTTAATTAAGTAAATTGGTATAATTTCGATTGCTTGCAAGATCACAAAAAACAGGGCGATTAAATCGCCCTGTTTGATCTTTATTAATGCGGTGTAACTGCCACTACAGCTTTGTGATGTCTACACGCAGTGTGTCTAAATGTGCGCTAATGGCCGGGTCTACCTTGTTCGAACTACCACCACCTAAGTGTTTGGCAAAAAATCGCTCCATCGCCACAATCGACGCCAGTTTATTGCTTTGCTTCATAAACCCATGGCCCTCATCTTTAGCGAGAATATACTCAACAGGGTGGTTTTTAACAGCCAGTGCTCTGGCGATGTTATCCGACTCAACCTGGGTAACTCGAGGGTCATTTGCACCTTGCACCAGCATCAGAGGCGCTTTGATTTGGTCGACAAAGTTAATCGGCGAGCGCGATTGCATATCGGCTCTGTCCTTAGCTACCTCCGGGTCTCCCACTGAAACATACCAGGTCCCCAGATAGGGGCGGTAATGCGCAGGGAAAGATTCCATCAAAGTCACCAGGCTGGATGGACCAACATAAGAAATCACGGCTTTATATACATCTGGCGTAAACGTCGCACCAGCCAGCGCAGCATACCCACCATACGAAGCCCCCATAATACCAACGCGCTGTTTGTCTGCGATGCCCTGCTCTATCAGATAATTCACGCCATCTGTCAGGTCATGCTGCATGGTGCCGGTACCCCAGTTTTTCTCACCAAGCTGAACAAAACGCTTACCAAACCCGAGTGAACCGCGAAAATTAGGCTGCAGTACGGCATAGCCGCGATTCGCAAAATAATGGGCTACGGGTACAAAATAGCCGCTACTGTAGCCCCACTGATCTCTCGCCCAAGGTCCGCCATGCGGCAGGACTATGGTTGGCAGATTCTTATCTAAATTCTTAGGTAAGGTCAGATAGGCTTGGATTTCAACCCCATCAGATGCCGTGTAGGTAATCGACTTTCTGTCTCCCAGAAGAGCAGGATCAAATCCGGGCGCTTCATTCAACATACCTGTCAGCTTATCCTGAGCCGGGTAATAAGCATATTTTTGATCTGGCTGGTCGGCAAATGACACCGTCAGTAGCCACTGGTCTTCCTTGTGATTAATTTTATCTACTTTTACTTCAATCTCCTGAGAGAAGCGATTTTGTATTTTTTTCAGAGCGTCAGCCGCTGTGTCTGTCAGTGGGTAATTACGCAGTTTACCGCCATAGTAAGATACAATCAGTGGTTGCCCTTGCTCATCAAACACAACGTGATGCAGGTCAGAGCTATTTTCTGGATCAAGGTGCACCGTTTCAATAGATTTACTCGCCAGGTCCACTTTAATGAGTTCCTGCTTATCACGACCTTCGATACTACCCGCCACAAAAGCGGTATTGGTTTGTTCATCAAAACTGATGAGCTCCAGTATCTCGCCCGGCTCAGTTGTCATCACCTTAAGCCAGCGTCCATCAGTGTACCTGTACATACTTCTGGAATTGTCCGCATTAAGCGCCAATCCTAAAGCTACC is a window of Pseudoalteromonas sp. R3 DNA encoding:
- a CDS encoding S9 family peptidase, producing MMKNKNKLTRLTLSVALSTILGTTAVLSGCTLSDKQPLTQSESVQHVSAFVDVESLFSTSEKKSISMSKDGKWIAFLKMHNGAHNLFVVAADEPDMAPVPVTNLTDSVDSFIWSANHNEIIFSKDHQGNENSQIYKLALNDKTLTASTMTRLTHDDKVDYNLLGQSEQDANVLVIAANHLTPERIDYFHLSVDTGKLIQTQTNSVSLFEAQLSKSGQVALGLALNADNSRSMYRYTDGRWLKVMTTEPGEILELISFDEQTNTAFVAGSIEGRDKQELIKVDLASKSIETVHLDPENSSDLHHVVFDEQGQPLIVSYYGGKLRNYPLTDTAADALKKIQNRFSQEIEVKVDKINHKEDQWLLTVSFADQPDQKYAYYPAQDKLTGMLNEAPGFDPALLGDRKSITYTASDGVEIQAYLTLPKNLDKNLPTIVLPHGGPWARDQWGYSSGYFVPVAHYFANRGYAVLQPNFRGSLGFGKRFVQLGEKNWGTGTMQHDLTDGVNYLIEQGIADKQRVGIMGASYGGYAALAGATFTPDVYKAVISYVGPSSLVTLMESFPAHYRPYLGTWYVSVGDPEVAKDRADMQSRSPINFVDQIKAPLMLVQGANDPRVTQVESDNIARALAVKNHPVEYILAKDEGHGFMKQSNKLASIVAMERFFAKHLGGGSSNKVDPAISAHLDTLRVDITKL
- a CDS encoding DUF2306 domain-containing protein, producing the protein MDKTLENASGPEAIKETVSAKPRQPLPIKTAGKTLSYSVIFWFISVLLGQWFFFYYIIKFYGFSVINDNMEIWNRWEVMGATPYHAGDFAGNLAFAAHAIGAGIVAFGGVFQLLPKMRSRFPSFHRINGYVYLFTVILLALSGYYLVWFRDTNPIQLGDIGTSINGSLILGFAYLTVHSAIKKDIASHRKWAICLFLVSNAQWFLRVGVFSYLITGTTLGLNPAFGDPFFTMWTFGCFLIPLLTAQLFFYAQSSRNPRVKLAVSITLCVLTLLMLIGIMGYTPFLLSVMSEGPISM